The Clostridiales bacterium genomic interval TTTCGATGGTAAAGGATGGGCTTGTAAATACATCTGAAATTGTGACTCATGAATTTCCGTTGAGTAAAATTGATGAGGCTTTCAAGGTGCGAAATACCCCTGATGAAAACACCATCCATGTTCTTATTGATTGTGAAAAATAAATATCTTAATCTAGGGCATAAAATAAACTGTGTAAACTCCAAATAAGTAATATGATAAAATATCATCATTGGAGGGTGCACAGTTTATTATAATGTTACCAATATCATAACAATGAAGACATCAGTTATTGAACGATCAAAATTGTTCTATTGGGTGCGCATTTCCAGTATCCTGTACTAGTTTTTAAACTTTTGAGAGGAATGATCATTCATGTTTGATAACTTATTAAGTGTACTTTGGATTGCAAGATATGATTATGAATCAGGATGGAAGTTGAAAAACCATAAACATTCATTTTATCAAATTGTTTATATTATAGATGGTAAGGGATATTTTTTAATAAACAATAAAATATATGACATATTGCCTACAAGAGTTTTTATTATAAAACCTGGGCAAATCCATAATATAGAGAATAACAGCAAATTAATTATTAAAACTCTAGATATAAAATTTGATGTATTCGACAGCAGAATAAAAAAGATACTACAAAATATGGACAACTTTATGGGAACAGATCAATCTAAAA includes:
- a CDS encoding AraC family ligand binding domain-containing protein, with the translated sequence MFDNLLSVLWIARYDYESGWKLKNHKHSFYQIVYIIDGKGYFLINNKIYDILPTRVFIIKPGQIHNIENNSKLIIKTLDIKFDVFDSRIKKILQNMDNFMGTDQSKIRTFLEEIKDEGNTKGVFYKEYSALYLFFAIANSSLLQRFFPRH